In the genome of Streptococcus mitis, one region contains:
- a CDS encoding phosphocarrier protein HPr, giving the protein MASKDFHVVAETGIHARPATLLVQTASKFASDITLEYKGKSVNLKSIMGVMSLGVGQGADVTISAEGADADDAIAAISETMEKEGLA; this is encoded by the coding sequence ATGGCTTCTAAAGATTTCCACGTAGTGGCAGAAACAGGTATTCACGCACGTCCAGCAACATTGTTGGTACAAACTGCTAGCAAATTTGCTTCAGATATCACTCTTGAGTACAAAGGTAAATCAGTTAACCTTAAATCAATCATGGGTGTTATGAGTCTTGGTGTTGGCCAAGGTGCTGACGTAACTATCTCAGCTGAAGGTGCAGATGCAGATGACGCTATCGCTGCAATCTCAGAAACAATGGAAAAAGAAGGATTGGCATAA
- a CDS encoding NrdH-redoxin, protein MVTVYSKNNCVQCKMTKRFLDSNNVAYREINLDEQPEYIDQVKELGFSAAPVIQTPTEVFSGFQPGKLKQLA, encoded by the coding sequence ATGGTAACCGTTTATTCTAAAAACAACTGTGTCCAATGTAAGATGACCAAACGTTTCTTGGACAGTAATAATGTCGCTTATCGTGAAATCAATCTTGATGAGCAACCTGAGTACATCGATCAAGTTAAAGAGCTCGGTTTCAGCGCAGCTCCTGTTATCCAAACACCAACTGAAGTCTTTTCAGGTTTCCAACCAGGAAAATTGAAACAATTAGCATAA